DNA sequence from the Amycolatopsis sp. Hca4 genome:
GAAGTCGATCGGCGTCCAGTTCACCCAGAACGAGCCCGACCAGGCGGCGTCCAAGGTGACCGCGGCCCTGTCGTCGACGCCGGACCTCATCGGCGTCTTCGCGACCAACCTCAACACCGGCGAGGGCGCGGCGACCGGCCTGCGCAACGCGGGCAAGGTCGGCGCGGTCAACCTGATCGGCTTCGACGCCAGCCCGTCCGAGGTCGAGGGCCTCAAGAACGGCCAGTACCAGGCCCTGATCGCCCAGGACCCGGCCTCGATCGGCACCCAGGGCGTCCAGCAGGCGGTCGCGGCCATCGAGGGCAAGCCGGTGACGCGGAACCTCACCGCGGAGCTGCACTCGATCACCAAGGCGGACATGGACGCCAACTCTCAGTACTTCTACAAGCAGTCCTGCTGATCTGTGTCATTCCGGGGCTTCGCCCCGGGCCGGGGGCTCCGCCACCCGGAACCCCCGAAAGCCGGGTCCGTCAGAGTCCTGCGGGTGATATACGCCATCCGCAGGGCTTTGACCAGCGGTGTTCACCGCCGGTGATCGGCCACTGCCGGTCACCGCGGTGGGGGAACCGCTCACCGCACCACCCGTTTCGCGGACGGGTGGTCCGCGTCACACTCATTTGCACATGCATTTGCACTACCAGATGCATGATCGCAGGGAGGGTGCGATGAACTACGAGCGGCCGGCCATGCACCGGACGATCTTCGCCGTGGACGTCGAGGGCTACGGCGACCAGCGCAGGACCACACCACACCGCCTGGCGTTGCGCGACGGGCTGTACCGCGCGCTCCACCGGGCGTTCGACGACGCCGGCGTCCCGTGGGGCGACTGCCGTCGCGAGGACTGCGGCGACGGGGTGTTCGTCCTCGTCCCGGCGGAGGTGCCGAAGGGGCCCTTCGTGGAGTTCCTGCCCGCCGCGCTCGCCGTGGCGCTGCACCGGCACAACCGCACGCACGACCCCGGGGCCCGGATCCGGCTCCGGATGGCGCTGCACGCGGGCGAGATCGCCTACGACGACCACGGCGTCACCGCGCCGGCGATCAACCAGACGTTCCGGCTGCTGGAGGCGCCGCCGCTGAAGGACGCGCTCAAGTCCTCGCGCGGGGTGCTGGCGCTGATCACGTCGGCGTGGTTCTTCGACGAGGTGGTCCGGCACAGCGAAGGCCTCGACCCGACGACGTTCCGGCCGGTCCCGGTGGCTGTCAAGGAAACTCGCACGACCGGGTGGATCTCGTTGCCGGACCGGCCCTACCCCGCGAACGCGAGCCTGCTGGGCGACGTCACGTCGATCGACGCCTACCGGACCTGGCGCCGCTTCCGCCGCCACGCCCAGGTGCTGGCCGACCGCGACGGGCCCGCGTAGCCGTAGGATCTACTGCCCTGGACACCGTCGCCCGAGGGGAGGGCCCGATGACCGTGCACCTGCGCCCGGCGTCCCGCGCCGACCCGCTGCCGGTGCTCGCCGCCGCCCGCCGGATCACCGACGACCTGCGCGACGGCCTGGCCGGCACGCCGGCCCGCCGCGCGGCGCACCGCCTGCGGCGGCTCTTCGGCTTCCCCGGCCTCGGCCTCACCGACCTGTCCGGGTCCCTGCTGTGGTCGGGCCGGCCGGGGCCGGACGCGGTCGTCGCGCAGGTGCTCGACGGCGTGCTGCACAGCGAAGAACCCGGCTCGGCCCCCGACGTGCTGGTGCTGCCGCTGCACGTCCGCGACGAGCTCGCCGGGGCGCTGCTGGTCGTCGGGGACGTCCGGGACGCGGCCGCGGCCCAGGCCGCCGACCTCGTCGTGCAGGCGCTCGAGCGCGGGCGGCTGGAGGCGTCGGCGGAACAGGCCGCCCAGGCCGAACTGCGGGCGCTGCGGGCGGAGATGTCACCGCACTTCGTCTACAACGCCCTCACGGTCATCGCGTCGCTGGTGCGCTCGGACCCCGACCGCGCCCGCGACCTCATGCTCGACTTCGCCGACTACACCCGCTACAGCCTGGCTCGCCACGGCGAGTACACCGTGGTCGCCGAGGAGTTCCGCGCGATCGAGACGTACCTGGCGCTGCAGAAGGCGGTGCTCGGGGAACGGCTGCGCGTCCAGGTGCGGGTCGCGCCGGAGATCCTCGCCGTCGCGGTGCCGTACCTGGTGCTGGAACCGTTGGTGGAGAACGCGATCCGGCACGGCATCGAGCCGCGGTCGGGCACCGGGCAGGTCCAGGTGCACGGCCAGGCGGAAGGGAACGACTGCGTGATCTTCGTCGAGGACGACGGCGTCGGCATGGACCCGGAACGGGCGGCGGACCTCCTCGCCGGCCGCGTCGGCGAGGACGACCCGGCCGGGCTCGGACTGGCCAATGTGGACAGACGGCTGCGGGACGTCTACGGCGCCTGGTACGGCCTCACCGTGGAAACCGAGGTCGGCGCCGGCACCCGGGTGATCGTGCGGGTGCCGCGGTTCCAGCCGGGGGTGCTGCCGTGACGGGGCTTCGCGTGCTGGCGGTCGACGACCTGCCGCCCGCGCTGGACGAGCTCTGCCGCATGCTGCGCGAAGCGCCCGAAGTCGGCGAAGTCGTCGGGGCGGCTGACGCGCTGAAGGCGTTGAAGCTGCTTCAGGCGGATCGCTTCGACGCGGTGTTCCTCGACATCTCCATGCCCGGCCTCGACGGGCTCGAACTGGCGTCCCTGCTGGCGAAGCTGAGCGAGCCGCCGGTGATCGTGTTCGTCACGGCGCACGACGGGCACGCGGTCGCGGCGTACGGCATCGGCGCCGTCGACTACCTGCTCAAGCCGGTGCGCACCGAACGGCTGGCCGCGGCGCTGGCGAAGGTGCTCAAGATGGCGACCCCGGCGTCCCGGCCGACCCCGGACGCGATGGCGGCACTGCCGGTCGAGTCGGGCGGGCGGACGCGGTACGTCCGCCGCGACGACGTCCTGTTCGTGGAGGCCCACGGCGACTACGTCCGCCTGCACACGCGCGGCGGGGTCCACCTGGTGCGGATGCCGATCTCGCGGCTCGAGGAGTACTGGGAGGGCACCGGGTTCAGCCGGGTGCACCGGGGTTTCCTGCTGGCCGTGGGTGCGGTGCTGGAGCTGCGCAGCGACACGGCGGGCGGCCTGCTGGCCCACACCGAAGCGGGGGACGTCCCGGTCAGCCGCCGCCACGCCCGTGACCTGCGCGACCGGCTGCTGGAGGCGGCGCAGCGCGGCCAGCTCGGCTCGGGTTCGCGATGAGCAGGACCCGCCGGGTCGCCGTGACCAGTCCGCAGACCCGGCTCGCCCACGCCCGCCGCCGGTCGCGCGGCCGCTGGCGCCAGCCGCGGCTGCCCGCGGCCGACACCCAGCGGGCCACCGCTCTCTACGCCGCCCAGCGCCGTCGCGGGATTCCCGCGCTGGTGCTCATGTTCGCGTTGCTGCTCGGCCTCCCCGGTGTCTTCGCGCTCTTCCCCGCCCTGGACACCGTGCGCCTGCTGGGCATCCCGCTGTCCTGGCTGCTGCTCGCCGTCTTCCCCTACCCCGCGATGGCGCTGCTGGCCCGCTGGCAGCTGCGCCGCGCCGAGCGCATCGAGGACGAGTAGTGGGCGTCGCCCTCGCCGTCGCGCCGGTCGTGCTCGTGACGCTGCTGATCGGCGTCCGCGGGGTCGCCGCGATGCGCACGACGTCGGACTTCCTCGTGGCGTCCCGCCGGATCTCGCCGCTGGTGAACTCGGCCGCCGTCTCGGGCGAATACCTCTCGGCGGCGTCGTTCCTCGGCATCGCCGGGCTCGTCGTCAAGGACGGGATCGGGGCGCTGTGGTACCCGGTCGGGTTCACCGCGGGCTACATCGCGATGCTGGTGCTCGTCGCCGCGCCGATGCGGCGCTCGGGTGCGCTGACCGTCCCCGACTTCGCCGAAGCCCGGCTCAACTCCCCCGCGCTGCGCCGCCTGGCCGCGGTCGTCGTGCTGGTGATCGGCACGATCTACGTCGTCCCCCAGTTCCGCACCGCCGGCCTGGTGCTCGCCGCGGTCGGCGGCACGCAGTACTGGGTCGGCGTGGTGCTGGCCGGCGCCGCGGTCAGCGTCACCCTGGCACTGGGCGGCATGCGCGCGGCGACGTACGTGCAGGCGTTCCAGTTCGTCCTCAAGCTGCTGCTGTTCCTCATCCCGGCGATCTGGCTGACGCTGCAGGCGGGCGCGGTCAACCGGACCGACGCGCTCAACCCCGTCGAGTTCACCCACTTCGCCCGCGAGACGCCGGTGCGGTTCGAGGTCGACGTGACCATGGAGATCCGCGAGCCGACACCGGTGCGGCGCAACGGCGTCGTCGAAACGCTCCCGCCGGGCGAGTTCACCGCACACAGCCAGGACGAGGTCGTGTTCGGCACGGGCGCGGCCGTCCCCGCGGTCCGCGGCGGCGCCGCGCTCGGCGGCCCGGACTGGCGGCGCCCGCTGCTCGACCTCGGCGACCAGGGCTACCCGCTGCTCGGCACCTGGGCCGTGCTCATCGCGACCATGCTCGGCACGATGGGCCTGCCGCACGTGCTGATGCGCTTCCACACCAGCCCGGACGGCCGCGCCGCGCGCCGCACCGCCGCGATCACGGTCGCGCTGCTCGGCGTGTTCTACCTCTTCCCCGGCATCTACGGCGTCCTGGGCCGCGTTCTCGTCCCGGGGCTGTACCTTTCCGGCGCCACCGACACCGTGGTCGTCGCCCTGCCGTACCAAGTGGACAGTGGCTGGGCGGGTGGCCTGTTCACGGCGCTGCTGACCGCGGGCGCGTTCGCCGCGTTCCTGGCGACGTCGCTCGGGCTGCTGCTGGTGATGTCCGGGGCGCTCGCGCACGACCTCGTCCCCGGCGGCCTGCGGCGGCTGCGGATCGCGGTGTTCGGCGTCGCCGGGGCGATGGTGCTGCTGGCGCTGCGCTCGGCCGAGCTCGACGCCGGCGTCCTGGTCACCTGGGGGTTCACGGTGGCCGCGTCGACGTTCTGCCCGCTGCTGGTGCTCGGCATCTGGTGGCCGCGGCTGACCGCGAACGGCGGGATCGCCGGCGTGCTGGCCGGGCTGGTGGCCTCGTCCGGCTCGATCCTGTTCGCGCTGGCCGGGCCGCCGCTGCACGGCTGGGTGGCGATCCTGGTCCAGCAACCGGCACCCTGGTCGGTACCCTTGGCGTTCGGCGTAATGGCGCTGGTCTCCCTGCGGGGCAGGCCCCCCGGCTGGTCGACGGCGGCCATGCTCCGCCTCCACCTGGACGAACCCCGTTCGACCGGACCGCGCGACCGTTCGTCAACCGTTCGTCGTCTGACCCGGCTGTTGAACCGCTGAATCTTCACGCGAGACTCACACGTCCCTACGGTGTCCCAGGTCACTTTCCGCAGCGTCGCAGGGAGCAGCGATGAGCACGACCGACACCGGCGGGCCCCCCGAAACTTCGGACACCCTCTGGGAGAAGGCGCACGAAAGCACCGAGTTCCGGGAGCTGCGCAGCCGCCTGCGCCGGTTCGTCTTCCCCATGACGGCGGTGTTCCTCCTCTGGTACCTGCTGTACGTGCTCCTCGCGGACTACGCGCACGGCTTCATGAGCACGAAGGTGTTCGGCAACATCAACGTCGGCCTGATCTTCGGCCTGCTGCAGTTCGTCTCGACGTTCGTGATCACCGGCCTCTACGTCCGGTACGCGAACCGGAAGCTGGACCCGGTGGCCGAGAAGATCCGTGAAGACATCGAAAAGGGCACTGCGAAGGAGCACGAATGAATGCCACCCTCGCCGCGAGCGTTGAGGGCAGCAACCCGCTCCTCAACATCGGCATCTTCGCTCTGTTCGTGGTCATCACCCTGGTGATCGTGTTCCGGGCCAGCCGCAACACGAAGA
Encoded proteins:
- a CDS encoding sensor histidine kinase, giving the protein MTVHLRPASRADPLPVLAAARRITDDLRDGLAGTPARRAAHRLRRLFGFPGLGLTDLSGSLLWSGRPGPDAVVAQVLDGVLHSEEPGSAPDVLVLPLHVRDELAGALLVVGDVRDAAAAQAADLVVQALERGRLEASAEQAAQAELRALRAEMSPHFVYNALTVIASLVRSDPDRARDLMLDFADYTRYSLARHGEYTVVAEEFRAIETYLALQKAVLGERLRVQVRVAPEILAVAVPYLVLEPLVENAIRHGIEPRSGTGQVQVHGQAEGNDCVIFVEDDGVGMDPERAADLLAGRVGEDDPAGLGLANVDRRLRDVYGAWYGLTVETEVGAGTRVIVRVPRFQPGVLP
- a CDS encoding LytTR family DNA-binding domain-containing protein; this translates as MTGLRVLAVDDLPPALDELCRMLREAPEVGEVVGAADALKALKLLQADRFDAVFLDISMPGLDGLELASLLAKLSEPPVIVFVTAHDGHAVAAYGIGAVDYLLKPVRTERLAAALAKVLKMATPASRPTPDAMAALPVESGGRTRYVRRDDVLFVEAHGDYVRLHTRGGVHLVRMPISRLEEYWEGTGFSRVHRGFLLAVGAVLELRSDTAGGLLAHTEAGDVPVSRRHARDLRDRLLEAAQRGQLGSGSR
- a CDS encoding cation acetate symporter, which produces MGVALAVAPVVLVTLLIGVRGVAAMRTTSDFLVASRRISPLVNSAAVSGEYLSAASFLGIAGLVVKDGIGALWYPVGFTAGYIAMLVLVAAPMRRSGALTVPDFAEARLNSPALRRLAAVVVLVIGTIYVVPQFRTAGLVLAAVGGTQYWVGVVLAGAAVSVTLALGGMRAATYVQAFQFVLKLLLFLIPAIWLTLQAGAVNRTDALNPVEFTHFARETPVRFEVDVTMEIREPTPVRRNGVVETLPPGEFTAHSQDEVVFGTGAAVPAVRGGAALGGPDWRRPLLDLGDQGYPLLGTWAVLIATMLGTMGLPHVLMRFHTSPDGRAARRTAAITVALLGVFYLFPGIYGVLGRVLVPGLYLSGATDTVVVALPYQVDSGWAGGLFTALLTAGAFAAFLATSLGLLLVMSGALAHDLVPGGLRRLRIAVFGVAGAMVLLALRSAELDAGVLVTWGFTVAASTFCPLLVLGIWWPRLTANGGIAGVLAGLVASSGSILFALAGPPLHGWVAILVQQPAPWSVPLAFGVMALVSLRGRPPGWSTAAMLRLHLDEPRSTGPRDRSSTVRRLTRLLNR
- a CDS encoding DUF485 domain-containing protein; its protein translation is MSTTDTGGPPETSDTLWEKAHESTEFRELRSRLRRFVFPMTAVFLLWYLLYVLLADYAHGFMSTKVFGNINVGLIFGLLQFVSTFVITGLYVRYANRKLDPVAEKIREDIEKGTAKEHE